From a single Helicoverpa armigera isolate CAAS_96S chromosome 7, ASM3070526v1, whole genome shotgun sequence genomic region:
- the LOC135117095 gene encoding homeobox protein SIX6-like, whose amino-acid sequence MRGSWDEAATAALHARILEAHRGPAAPERAAEPAACAEPAPQQLSVELAAPTPLLPLPTLSFSAAQVATVCETLEESGDVERLARFLWSLPVAHPNVAELERCEAVLRARAVVAFHAGRHRELYSILERHRFQRSSHAKLQALWLEAHYQEAERLRGRPLGPVDKYRVRKKFPLPRTIWDGEQKTHCFKERTRSLLREWYLQDPYPNPTKKRELAAATGLTPTQVGNWFKNRRQRDRAAAAKNRSALLGQGFASSSTYDEDSVDSEINVDEE is encoded by the coding sequence ATGCGCGGCTCGTGGGACGAGGCCGCGACGGCGGCGCTGCACGCGCGCATCCTGGAGGCGCACCGCGGGCCCGCCGCGCCCGAGCGCGCTGCCGAGCCCGCCGCCTGCGCCGAGCCGGCTCCGCAGCAGCTCAGCGTCGAGCTGGCGGCTCCTACTCCTCTGCTGCCGCTGCCCACGCTCTCCTTCAGCGCCGCGCAAGTAGCCACCGTGTGCGAGACGCTTGAAGAGAGTGGCGACGTGGAGCGGCTGGCGCGATTCCTCTGGTCTTTGCCGGTGGCTCACCCCAATGTTGCTGAACTGGAGCGCTGTGAAGCTGTTCTACGAGCGCGAGCCGTAGTCGCCTTCCACGCTGGAAGACATCGTGAACTGTATTCGATTTTGGAACGGCACCGGTTTCAACGTTCAAGCCACGCGAAGCTGCAGGCTCTGTGGCTGGAGGCCCACTACCAAGAGGCTGAGAGGCTACGCGGGCGACCACTAGGGCCCGTCGACAAATACCGTGTACGAAAGAAGTTTCCTCTGCCTCGCACCATCTGGGATGGTGAACAGAAGACGCACTGTTTTAAAGAGCGCACGCGCTCGTTACTTCGTGAGTGGTACCTTCAGGACCCGTACCCCAATCCGACTAAGAAGCGTGAGCTGGCGGCAGCGACGGGCCTCACGCCGACGCAGGTGGGCAACTGGTTCAAGAACCGGCGGCAGCGGGACCGAGCTGCTGCTGCTAAGAACCGCTCGGCGCTGCTCGGGCAGGGCTTCGCCTCCTCCTCCACGTACGACGAGGACTCAGTGGACTCGGAGATCAACGTGGACGAAGAGTAA